tttcaaaagtaGCCGTCAATTCTCCCCTCTTAATGGATTAGTTCGATCTAAAACTTGAGATAATGGGTACAATCCGAAAAAAGATTTAAACGTGGTTGTTAATGGAATAACTTCAACCATATTCGGAGGAGTTGGTATCAATTTATGTCTAATTGCTATCCATATAGTTTCTCTAACTGTATTTTCTAATCAGCCAATCTAAATTGATCTTGTAACAGATGGGCACAgaacaaatcaaatttgaatttctttttttcgtaCCATAAATTACATCTATTTTCGTCCAACCTTctaatgaaataatattattttttttcttttaatcatataggcataatattttaaagagaaaataaaagtcaaagcAAGAGTCAAAAAAGTTGATTGGATTTGGGTTGGATTCCCGACGACTTGGGTGACGTGGCGTGGTTCAATGACTCGGGACGACTTAGGTTTCAAAGTCCAGGTCAGAGTCAACCATGTACCCATTTTTTCTCGTCTCACGTCACATGTTTTTTGAAACTCTGGCAAAATCCTTACTTACTTCACACGCCATGGTGATGAccaattttatattcatattccCTTGAAGAAGTTCATATTCCTCAATGATGCAGCATTTGACATTATTTCTTAACCCAGCCAGCAACCCTACCCTTATAATACTTGGTCTGCTTTAAATTTATACAAATTCTAACTCGATAAATCCGTTCGAAGTTGAAAACCCAATCTAAAAAAGTTCACGAACTAAAATAGATTCTATGATACGGGCTATTCCAAGTACCTAAGAAAGTTCAGAAACTAAAATAGGTTCTATGGTACGGGCTATTCTAAGTACTAGACACTCTCGTTTAAGTCTTAAGCTCGTTGATTGAATCTCACATTTACAGACGCCAGCTTACATCAGAACAAGATATCCTTAAAGCAGTAGAAAAATAATACTTGCATATCATATTCAAAACGTAAAGGGAAATCTAAAGAATGAGGTTCCAACAAAAATGACCCAACTTAATAATGAAATCTAATAGCGGGTCGACCTGAAATGCTGGGGATACTCAAATATTGACATGGACCAACATTTCGTAGTTGGGAGATTGGGAAGAAGAATCTTAGAGCATCAATGAACTTCCATTTTTAAAGCTATAGTTTGCTTGAGGACGGAATCCACAACTTCAGGAACAACTCAACCATGTGTAAACTATAGGATACTATATTCATGATCTACAAACAATGCTAAGCTTTTGTGATACATGTTTACCTCGGAGCGCCACCAGCCAATGTTTCTAGAATTATGTCGACCCTTCCGCAGCACGTTTTATCTGCAATGCTGCTCTAACAACATTTCCCCTAGTAATGATGCCCACCTGAAACatgaaaacagaaacaaataAGATGGACGGCCATGACTGAGGGAGCTTTGAAAAGTTATTACACTTTTAAAGtagaatggaaaagaaaaagaaatattactACCAGCTTGCCATCTGCATTTACTACTGGCAATCGACGATATTTTGTTTCGAGCAACAACctaaacaattgaaaattcaagttAGTTAAAACAATAGCTTCAAACTTCGGTAGCCACAGATTAACTTGTAAAAATGGGTAAACTCTTGATTCTGCAGtcttttctaaaaaatgtgTCATTTGAACGATgtttttgttgaggattattgggagtgagtcccacgttggttaatttagtggaagatcgtgggtttataagtgaggaatattatctccattggtatgaggcattttgggggaagcccaaagcaaagccacgagagcttatgctcaaagtggacaatatcataccattgtggagaatcgtgatttctaacatggtattagagtcatgccctaaacttagccatgtcaatagaattctcaaatatcgaacaaagaattgtgagcctcgaaggtgtagtcaaaagtgactaaagtgtcgaacaaagggtgtactttgttcgagggcttcagaaaaatgaatcgagctccataagcctcagtactttgtttgaggggagaattgttgaggattattgggagtgagtcccacattgattaatttagtCGAAGATCATGGTTGGGTTTATAATGGAGGAAGTTCGAAATAAAACGaaatacaaaaagaatgaagtttaCTCAACCCCCACACACGGTTGTGAGGAACAAGTGATGATTAAACAAAGTCACAGAGTAACATGGAAAAGATagtcttttttgtttttttttttttgaagaatgcacataaaaagtttaattaaatgaaattatataattaaaaattaaaattgattaaatatctTGGTCGAAACATTGAAGAAGCCATGGAATATATAGATTCAGATTGAAAGATAATGCAGAAGAGAGAGATATAAAAAGATTACCTGGCAGCATCttctaaatttgaagtttcaCGAACAACTAGTGGAGCAGGTGTCATCAGGTCGCCGATAACTTTACCATTTGTTTTACTGAGAAGTTTCTGTATCTCATTGAACGTCTGCCACCATATTCAGCAAACATAcagatttatttttcatttcaataaaCAAATGGTGGTGAACCACCGCTCCACATAATTCATGGTCATGATCATGTGACTGTTCTTTCTCCAAAGAAATTTACTTAATTAAGGGATGCCAATGGCAGAGCTAATTTCTGTGACTCTTCTTTCTCCAAAGAATTTTACTTAATCAAGAGATGTCAATGGCAGAGCTAACTTCTGTgactctttcttcttcaaaagaTTTTACTTAACAAGGGATGGGAGAGCTAATTTATGAGACTACATAGCTACTTCAATTTTAAAGCACTCTCCTCAAAATAATGTCAATAACAATATGCAAGTAACTATACATATCACGTTCTAAAGATAATTTTGCAGGTATATATGTTTTCTTGTAGCATGTTCGCGGCAAATCGGTGTTCCGTAAAGAACTTGAGCTGCTTACATGATCATTACAAACGAAAATAGCAGCAGAGTGCTACAATCAGATATATAGAAAATCTCATCAGTTTTTAAACCACAAATGAGTTGTAAtgaaatgtaaaaataaaaagtagtgAAAAcgacatattttattttattgaaagcAAATACTCCAAAGATTAATCAGTAACTTTtatgagtaaaaaaaatatataaaaaggaaatttttttatgatttgggttCAACTAATAGAAACCCAACCCAGACAGTTTGGTTGGATTTATTGGGTTTCTGAGtcaaagcattttttttttaacatcaaATGTCTCcataacaacaaaaacaaataacctGAAGATAAATGAGGGCATTGCTTACATACTTTCCACGAACTGTCCACATCAGGAAACAGATTAGTATCACTTTGAGTGCCAcctaatttccaaaaaaaaaggGTGAAACATTATTGGGTAAGATGAGCAATGGAATAGATGGTTACAATAAAgtacaaagaaaatgattgaCGAATTGTGACTGAACCTTTTTAGAAAAGTTGTGAGCATTAATGTCAATTTACATGCACCTCAAATAATCTTACCAGACAACAGTAAGATTGTACTTTATTTGGTTTTATATAGAGCTTATAAGATATTAAGTGGCCACTATAATTGATAATCTACAGCTAGATGAAAATAACATGATCAAAAAAGTAACAGCTAGACGAGAATAACACTATCAAAAAACACCATAATTGATCACATACAAACCACAAAACTTTGTTACTAGTCCacccaacaaaaacaatttgaatGAAGCACTTCAACATTTAGGAATTAATATAAGAAGGATGAATAAAGTActagtaatttaattaaaactgAAAAGGACAGAAACCCAATTTCAACAGAAAAATGCGCGAGAATAATTCCTCAAGTAATGGTGATAATCAGAAGTTAAAATACCTGAAATCGAATCAAGTGCCAACAAGTCATAATCTGAGACAACCCCAACCTGCCACAGGAAGCAATTAATGTAAAGGCACTAAAATCATATAAACCAAATTATTATGATCAAGTAAGGCAGGTTATCAGCTTCAATAGCAGTATGGATTCTTGAAATCAAGTGCACTCTTAACATAAATGGACTAAACTTCCTGACATGGCTTAAGGGTAATACTTCGACCATAGATAGACATACACTCCAACCcctcaaaaaagaaatgaaaaatgtcaataatatgtttatttatttattttgtatgatTATCGGCGACAACAAACAGAAGATCCCTTCCCCAGTCCCCTCTACAGCCATATCATCAGACTTTGGTAATTCACTTCCACAGTAAGTTGGCAGTTTCAATATAAAACTACGAGcggaaagaacaaaaagatggAAGGAAAAACTCTACCAAATTCCAATCTTCATCCACAACAGGAAAACCAGTTATTCTCTTTTCCACAAGGGTTTCTAACGCTGTGACCACAAAAGCAGATGAATTAAACAGTTATCATTAGcaattataatgaaaataattaaaataaaagccCTAAATCAACCGCACCTTCATCAACTGTTGTTGTAGGTTTAACAACAAACAGATCCTCCTTTCTAGTCATAAAATCACCAACCGTATATGTTCCTCGTATCTAAAAATCATCATGATAAAATAAGAGCGAGATACAGACGGCCAAGCAGTAAGCAGAAGAATAAAACCGAGGCTAAAATAGCCATAGACAAGTTATTGCCCCACACTATTCCTCtctaaaagaataattataaataaccataacatatatcatagaTCTAGCCAAAAATAGGATGAGATTGATAATTGTAAATAGTACTTACGAGCGTCGGCTTCCGTTCGATGTTCCACTCTAAAATTTTGCAGCATAAGCTTAGTCGAAGAGATTCGATGAATCGTTATAAAGGAGAAGTTTAATCTCTCGATTACTTCTCAGCCAAAATGGCATCAAATTTTTGCGGTTATGTTCATAGTTGTTCATATTGGACGAACATACAGATCATAATTAGGCGAAGATACGTGAAGGAATTCCAGAGGATGACATCCCGTTCATTACATTATGCTAAATTACATTAAACCGTCAATTAAAGTTTCATTTCCAGTACATAACCTAGAGACAAGCACGCCTCCCTGGAAATGAATAATAGAACAACTACAGCCAAAAGAAAGCGAGAAAGAAATGACAAACCGGAAAGGAGTTGAGGATGCCAGCTCCAGCGGAAGCGAGAACCAGAGGCAAGGGAGGTCCGGCGGAGTTTCGGTCGGAGATCTCAAACCTCTGCAACCTAGTGAGAGAATTAGACGAAGGAAGAGGCCGGCGACACAATTGCTGGCGCTGAGAGTTAGGAAGGTGGTGAGGATAAGCCCGCGCAAGAGCAAGCGCACAAGACAGAGAGATGGAACTCATTTTGCTTACTGTTCGTCGAGTAACTGCGTTTTCGCCAATGGAAAAAACGAACACAGTAACCTGGGAAGAGAATAGTTGGAAGAATCAATAGCTGATCTACCGAACGGAAGAGAATTACAACCggaaaagttgaaaatcaaaGCGGAATCGGAGAGTTAGGTTGCAATTAGCTTCCGTTCCGACTTCCGTATGAGCAAGCAGCACTTTCCCGAGAAGAAACGGGATAGCGGGAGAGGAAAATCCCCGTCTGGGGCGGCGGAGATATTTAACGACTTAGTGCGACTTTAATTGACAAAGAACGTGTGATGTCGGGCCTTTCAACTCCGTCCATTGGGTAAAACTCCGATTAAcatgtataattaaaaaacaaataaaataaataaatggattacggataaattaataaaaataatcctaaaatttataatttctctagtaaatattttttatattttttaaaatttccataatactcctaaaaaaaatactcttacaattttatttcaaaaactttaaaaaaaaaaattgttaatgccgtttaatttttttataatttcaaaaacactattattatttgtttcagagttttaaattaattcaaatatatttttattaatttaacctaaataaaaTTCGATAgggttaattaaattaaattaaaaaaactctcattcttttttaattatctttatataatgatcattttttataattataattttgggttaaattattaataacaagattattataaatctGAAAGTACACTtcgtattttattaatttatttgtttatagcTCACATGTGTATTGAAATTGGattaataatcaataaaattataaagttatGTAATAACTTacttatttcattaaaataaatctacttaatttgtatttagaaatatttcaataaacaaataacaaaaataacgGATTCCttttacatataaaataatattatcagattaaataaaaactataatattttggtttttttttttttgaaaataccttttttttaacttaaaaaaaatatttaaaaaatatcactaATTTTGATTTCAGTAAGAttcctaattaaaaaaaaattaaaaaacacatttaaactaaaaaaaatagtttcacTTTAAAAAACACtcgtaacattaaaaaaaaaaaatttataaaatgtttttttgtccatatattgataataattattttttgaatttttattttcaatgatattagaactaatatttttaaaacataatattaacggttagaaaaattttaaattattaaaaagttgaaGTGTAAGaatgttattaaaattagttaaaaaaaatatttaaaaaacaatgtaaaagaccattttaatcttattcaaagtcttttttttttttttttttttaNaatttctaaaaaaaaaaaatattaattctcactataaatttggaaatatAACTGCCTTGCGtgaaatttgttattaattaattaaaaaaaaaacaaaaataggataattacagaagaaaaagaaaacaatatttacagatatttattatctatttatttatttatatttaaaaaaactgaTTCTTTATTCTTCCGGAAGACCGTCACTGCCAACTGAAAAAGTTACAGTTACCGGTTACCTACGGATTCCCGACTTGACCTCGTCAGATGGGCCCACAGAAAGTTAAGATGGACGGTTGAGATTTCGCGTATAGATTTATCTCTAGGGTTTACCCGTAACTGCCTACATATATAAGGTCTCGcgccttcctcttcttcctccttttttAGTGCAGTTTTATCTGCCCTCCAAACCCTCGCGTCTTTTTTGTTTCGACTCTGTCTCCGTCGTTTATACGTCACGCGCCGCTCATTTTCCGGCGCTTACTCATCCCTTCATTCGGATCCTTCCGATTATCTATCCGGTCCTTgtccttcctcctcctctttctTCACTATCATTCTCTTccagaaaaatcaaaacaattatTCGTTTTAGGAGTAGGGAGATTTTTCCGTCGGGGCTGTTTATTTTTGGTTCAATATCTAATATCTTAAGGGTTTTGGTTATCCTCCCCGGTTGTTCGTTGCGTTTTGCTGGCCTTTTTTGAGTGTCTGAAGAATCGCCGTTCACTGATTCCTTCTTAGGGTTTGTGTCTGAATAACAAAAGGAGAGGGAAGTgaggagagaaaaaagggCACGAAAactaattattgaattttttttggaaagtAGAGAAAGTATTTCGAGTATGGCGGCTCAGGTGCAAGCTCAGCCTCAAAATTCCATTTCCGGCATCAATCCGGCGGGAAATGGTGGTGCAAATTTTGTGACTACTTCTTTGTATGTCGGAGATCTGGACCCGAATGTCACGGATTCACAGCtctatgatatatttaatcaGTTGGGTCAGGTGGTTTCGGTTCGGGTTTGCCGAGACTTGACGACCCGGCGATCTCTCGGCTATGGTTATGTCAACTACAGCAACCCACAAGATGGTCAGTGTGACTTCACTTTTTTTCGCTTCTATTTCGTGTTTAATGtgctttgtttattttcttaagCTCAATTTTAGCGACGAATATTTCTTAGCTGATTTGGCCGATTGCTTGGGCTGGTATAATGCTGAGAtgaattctaaattttaggATGGTTCATGCATATTAATTCATAGATTGTATCGAGAGAATTTAGTCCTACCAATCccataaaagaaaagcttGTAGCAATTTGATACAAATCGGGGAAATTAGTGTCATCTAGGAGAATAACAATTATAAAAGATTGGGTGGTTAAAATAATGCATACTGTCTGATGGCCATTTCTGTCTACAAGACGTGAAAaaacctttttgttttatcatttcGAGAACTAAAACATGGGCTGTCGGACTGAGAGATGCTGaatatcattttattgcattttgATGTTTGGTCTTTAGAATATCAATATTGTTTTCTATGGCTATGACGTACTTCTGTTGAAAAATGATCAATAAAGGTATTGCATGAATACACCATATGTTCTATAGATGTGCCTTCTAGttccaacaattttattaaggTAGCTACCAGCAAGGACAGATGATGGTTTAGGCAaggattaaaatattgatattggattaaaattagttattaacttctttttacttccaaaataaattattgatctCACTGTTAATATGCATATGTAGGTACAGATATATGTGTTGCACGAGTATTTATACTTGATAGTCCTTAATTTCAGTTTGTACTCCCTGATTTATGTCATAACGACAGACATTATAATCCTTGGATCTAGGCTAGTTTTTTAGCCTTGTGTAGCATGTGTATCTTAAATTGATGATTGCTAGTTTCATTCTTAGGTAGGTCTGGAAATGTTACGTTAATatgcatattttattattcaagtGAACTTAAACCAATAACTTGGAAGGTTGAGTTGTTGGACATGTCTACATACATGGACGGATTGTTATGTTCTAGTGTTTGCTTATTTTAGACAAACATTGTGTAAATTCTTCAATGGGTAAGATTTTGGGACGTAACAATTTGGAACAAATTTTATAGGACTTTAGTTCTTTTTCGAAtgcaaaattttattacaaacCATCATGTGATTCAAACAAAGATCATAGATTCTGGAACTTCATCTTGATCtcattaaacattaaatgcaCACCATTCTAGCTAatgtaatcatttttttcttgaacagCTGCAAGAGCATTGGATGTGCTGAACTTTTCCCCACTAAATGGAAAACCTATTAGAGTTATGTATTCTCACCGTGACCCAAGCATTCGCAAAAGTGGGGCtggaaatatatttatcaagGTATCtctatttttcatgttttattcccacctttttgtttatttcatgttcatttattcaaattgcTTACTCGATTTTGTTATGAGTTAACTTttgcattttaattttacagaATTTAGACAAAGCAATTGACCATAAAGCTCTACatgtttttcatgttttattcatacctttttgtttattacatgttcatttattcaaattgattACTCGATTTTGTTATGAGTTAAacttttacattttaattttacagaATTTAGACAAAGCAATTGACCATAAAGCTCTACATGATACATTTTCGGCATTTGGTAGTATCCTGTCTTGCAAAGTGGCTTTAGATTCCTCTGGCCAGTCAAAAGGCTATGGTTTTGTGCAATTTGACAATGAGGATTCTGCTCTGAAAGCTATTGAGAAGTTGAACGGTATGCTGTTGAATGATAAGCAAGTTTATGTAGGACCCTTTCTTCGTAAACAAGAAAGAGATAGTTCTGTTGGCAAATCCAAATTTAACAATGTGTTTGTGAAGAATCTTTCTGAGACAACTACGGAAGAAGATTTGAACAAGGTTTTTTCTGAATTTGGGACAATCACCAGTATCGTTGTGATGAGGGATGCTGATGGCAAATCAAAATGCTTTGGatttgtgaattttgaaaatgctGACGATGCTGCTAGGGCAGTTGATGCCCTCAATGGAAATGTATTTGATGATAAGGAGTGGTATGTTGGGAGAGCACAGAAAAAATCTGAAAGAGAAGTAGAATTAAAGAACCGGTTTGAACAAACCATGAAAGAGGCAGCTGACAAGTACCAGGGGGCAAACTTgtacattaaaaatttagatgaTAGCATTAGTGATGATAAGCTTAAGGAGGTTTTTGCTCCGTTTGGCACTATCACCTCGTGCAAGGTTGTAATTTTATTCAAGTGTTGTACATTGTCTTTTGGTTTAAGCCTTTCGTGGGTATagtattttggttattttgtGTGTTTCAGGTCATGCGTGACCCCAATGGTGTGAGCAGAGGTTCTGGATTTGTTGCATTTTCAACCCCTGAAGAGGCATCTAGAGCTGTGAGTTCATGTGCTGTTTTCTaatatatgatttattatctatttagAAACACCCCTACTCACAATTGATTTAATTGCTGTGCTTTTTTCCATCTATGCCTGTGATTAATGATGCACGTATATGGAAGGATTGTAATGGTTCATTGGAATAATTGACAGCTTATGGAGATGAATGGCAAAATAATTGTTAGCAAACCATTGTATGTAGCACTTGCACAGAGGAAAGAAGATA
This genomic window from Cucurbita pepo subsp. pepo cultivar mu-cu-16 chromosome LG01, ASM280686v2, whole genome shotgun sequence contains:
- the LOC111797256 gene encoding CBS domain-containing protein CBSX1, chloroplastic-like, whose product is MSSISLSCALALARAYPHHLPNSQRQQLCRRPLPSSNSLTRLQRFEISDRNSAGPPLPLVLASAGAGILNSFPIRGTYTVGDFMTRKEDLFVVKPTTTVDEALETLVEKRITGFPVVDEDWNLVGVVSDYDLLALDSISGGTQSDTNLFPDVDSSWKTFNEIQKLLSKTNGKVIGDLMTPAPLVVRETSNLEDAARLLLETKYRRLPVVNADGKLVGIITRGNVVRAALQIKRAAEGST
- the LOC111797237 gene encoding polyadenylate-binding protein 2-like, with translation MAAQVQAQPQNSISGINPAGNGGANFVTTSLYVGDLDPNVTDSQLYDIFNQLGQVVSVRVCRDLTTRRSLGYGYVNYSNPQDAARALDVLNFSPLNGKPIRVMYSHRDPSIRKSGAGNIFIKNLDKAIDHKALHDTFSAFGSILSCKVALDSSGQSKGYGFVQFDNEDSALKAIEKLNGMLLNDKQVYVGPFLRKQERDSSVGKSKFNNVFVKNLSETTTEEDLNKVFSEFGTITSIVVMRDADGKSKCFGFVNFENADDAARAVDALNGNVFDDKEWYVGRAQKKSEREVELKNRFEQTMKEAADKYQGANLYIKNLDDSISDDKLKEVFAPFGTITSCKVMRDPNGVSRGSGFVAFSTPEEASRALMEMNGKIIVSKPLYVALAQRKEDRRARLQAQFSQIRPVPMAASVAPRMPIYPPGGPGIGQQMFYGQGPPTMIPSQGGFGYQQQLVPGIRPGGGPMPNFFVPMVQQGQQGPRPGGRRAGAVQQTQQPVPMMQQQMLPRGGRVYRYPPGRGLPDVPMPGVAGGMFSVPYDMGGMPLRDASLSSQPVPVGALASALANATPDQQRTMLGENLYPLVEQLEPDNAAKVTGMLLEMDQTEVLHLLESPEALKAKVAEAMEVLRNVAAATQQQQAGNAAADQLASLSLTENLVS